One segment of Marvinbryantia formatexigens DSM 14469 DNA contains the following:
- a CDS encoding DUF1846 domain-containing protein: MNIGFDNNKYLTMQSEHIRQRISQFGNKLYLEFGGKLYDDYHASRVLPGFEPDSKLRMLMQLADQAEIVIAISAVDIEKNKIRGDLGITYDSDVLRLINVFEERGLYVGSVVITQYAGQSGADLFRSRLQKLGIRVYTHYVIPGYPSNIPLIVSDEGYGRNDYIETSRPLVVVTAPGPGSGKMATCLSQLYHEHRRGIRAGYAKFETFPIWNIPLKHPVNLAYEAATADLNDVNMIDPFHLEAYGKTAVNYNRDVEIFPVLNAIFEKISGVSPYKSPTDMGVNMAGNCICDDEVCQEASRQEIIRRYYHALSELASGSKPEDEAIKIELIMNQAGISKNDRRVVGAALARAEETDGPAAAMELADGKIVTGKTSELLGASAALLLNALKELAGIPHEEHVISPVAIEPIQRLKTAYLGSKNPRLHTDEVLIALSISAATSKTAQLALEQIPKLAGCQVHTTVILSAVDIKTFKRLSVQLTSEPVYENKRLYSKN; encoded by the coding sequence ATGAACATTGGATTTGACAACAACAAGTACCTGACGATGCAGTCGGAGCACATCCGTCAGCGCATCAGTCAGTTTGGCAACAAGCTTTATCTGGAATTCGGCGGCAAGCTCTATGACGATTACCACGCTTCGCGCGTGCTTCCGGGCTTTGAGCCGGACAGCAAGCTGCGGATGCTGATGCAGCTTGCCGACCAGGCAGAAATCGTCATTGCAATCAGCGCCGTAGATATCGAAAAAAATAAAATCCGCGGCGACCTCGGCATCACATACGATTCCGACGTGCTCCGTCTGATTAACGTATTCGAGGAGCGTGGTCTGTATGTCGGCAGCGTCGTTATCACGCAGTACGCCGGGCAGAGCGGCGCCGATTTATTCCGCAGCCGTCTGCAGAAGCTCGGCATCCGCGTTTACACGCATTACGTCATTCCGGGCTATCCGAGCAACATCCCGTTAATCGTCAGCGACGAGGGCTACGGCAGAAATGATTATATTGAAACCTCCCGTCCCCTTGTGGTCGTGACGGCTCCGGGACCCGGCAGCGGTAAGATGGCGACCTGTCTTTCGCAGCTTTACCATGAGCACAGGCGCGGCATCCGGGCGGGTTACGCCAAGTTCGAAACCTTCCCCATCTGGAATATCCCGCTGAAGCACCCGGTAAACCTCGCTTATGAGGCGGCAACCGCCGATTTAAACGATGTGAACATGATCGACCCGTTCCACCTGGAAGCATACGGAAAAACAGCCGTAAACTACAACCGCGACGTGGAGATTTTCCCCGTGCTGAACGCCATCTTTGAAAAAATTTCCGGCGTCAGCCCCTACAAATCCCCCACTGACATGGGTGTAAACATGGCGGGAAACTGCATCTGCGACGATGAAGTCTGCCAGGAAGCCTCCCGTCAGGAAATCATCCGCCGCTATTACCATGCGCTGAGCGAGCTGGCAAGCGGCTCCAAGCCGGAGGATGAGGCAATTAAAATCGAGCTGATTATGAACCAGGCGGGCATTTCCAAAAACGACCGCCGCGTGGTGGGCGCAGCGCTCGCACGCGCAGAGGAAACGGACGGTCCGGCGGCTGCAATGGAGCTTGCAGATGGAAAGATCGTCACCGGAAAGACCTCGGAGCTGCTCGGCGCTTCCGCGGCGCTTCTGCTGAACGCGCTCAAGGAGCTGGCGGGCATCCCCCACGAGGAGCATGTGATTTCCCCGGTCGCCATAGAGCCTATCCAGCGGCTGAAGACGGCATACCTTGGCAGCAAAAATCCGCGTCTGCACACGGACGAGGTACTGATTGCGCTCTCCATCAGCGCCGCCACCAGCAAAACGGCGCAGCTTGCGCTGGAGCAGATTCCAAAGCTGGCAGGCTGCCAGGTACACACCACCGTCATTTTGTCGGCGGTCGATATCAAAACCTTCAAGCGGCTTTCGGTGCAGCTCACCTCTGAGCCTGTTTACGAAAATAAGCGTCTGTATTCAAAAAATTGA
- a CDS encoding CTP synthase yields the protein MSVKYVFVTGGVVSGLGKGITAASLGRLLKARGYNVTMQKFDPYINIDPGTMNPIQHGEVFVTDDGAETDLDLGHYERFIDESLTRNSNVTTGKIYWSVLQKERRGDFGGGTVQVIPHITNEIKSRFYRNYTSDEMHIAIIEVGGTVGDIESQPFLEAIRQFQHDVGRENAILIHVSLIPYIKASGEMKTKPTQTSVKQLQGMGIWPDILVCRSELPLEAGIKEKIALFCNVPVSHVLQNLDVEYLYEAPLAMEAEHLAQVACECLNLPCPEPDLADWISMVEALRHPTQDVTVALVGKYTQLHDAYISVVEALKHGGIANSATVHIKWIDSELLNEENTEEMLGDVSGILVPGGFGDRGIDGKIVAIHYARTHGVPFLGLCLGMQLAIVEYARNVAGLKDAHSIELNPATTHPVIALMPDQDGVEDIGGTLRLGSYPCVLDTSTKAYALYGTETIHERHRHRYEVNNDYRKILTESGLTLSGLSPDGRIVEMIELKTHPFFVATQAHPELKSRPNRPHPLFKGFIAAALENSAQ from the coding sequence ATGTCAGTAAAATACGTATTTGTCACCGGCGGCGTGGTGTCCGGTCTTGGGAAGGGCATTACAGCCGCTTCTCTCGGACGTCTTCTGAAAGCGCGCGGGTACAATGTCACCATGCAGAAATTTGACCCGTACATCAATATCGACCCCGGCACGATGAACCCCATCCAGCACGGCGAGGTTTTTGTAACCGACGACGGAGCCGAGACGGATCTGGACCTTGGACATTACGAGCGCTTTATCGACGAAAGTCTGACCCGTAATTCCAACGTCACCACCGGCAAAATCTACTGGTCGGTTCTGCAAAAAGAGCGCCGCGGAGATTTCGGCGGCGGCACCGTACAGGTGATTCCCCATATCACAAATGAAATCAAAAGCCGCTTTTACCGCAACTACACCTCTGATGAAATGCATATCGCCATCATCGAAGTGGGCGGCACGGTCGGCGACATCGAGAGCCAGCCGTTTCTGGAGGCGATCCGCCAGTTCCAGCACGACGTCGGACGGGAAAATGCGATTCTGATACATGTTTCCCTCATTCCCTATATTAAGGCATCCGGCGAAATGAAAACAAAACCGACCCAGACCAGCGTCAAGCAGCTCCAGGGCATGGGTATCTGGCCGGATATTCTGGTCTGCCGCTCCGAACTTCCGCTGGAAGCGGGCATCAAGGAGAAGATTGCCCTGTTCTGCAATGTTCCGGTTTCCCATGTTCTGCAGAATCTCGATGTAGAATATCTTTATGAAGCCCCGCTCGCTATGGAGGCGGAGCATCTGGCGCAGGTGGCGTGCGAGTGTCTCAACCTGCCCTGCCCTGAGCCAGACCTTGCCGACTGGATTTCTATGGTCGAGGCGCTGCGCCATCCGACGCAGGATGTCACCGTGGCTCTGGTCGGAAAATATACACAGCTTCACGACGCCTACATCAGCGTGGTGGAGGCACTGAAGCACGGCGGTATCGCCAACTCCGCCACCGTCCATATCAAGTGGATTGATTCAGAACTGTTAAACGAAGAAAATACAGAAGAAATGCTCGGCGACGTAAGCGGCATTCTTGTTCCCGGCGGCTTCGGCGACCGCGGCATCGACGGAAAAATTGTTGCCATCCATTATGCGCGCACGCATGGCGTCCCCTTCCTGGGACTGTGCCTCGGTATGCAGCTTGCCATCGTGGAATACGCCCGCAATGTGGCAGGCTTAAAGGATGCCCACAGCATCGAGCTGAATCCCGCCACCACGCATCCGGTCATTGCGCTGATGCCGGACCAGGACGGCGTTGAGGATATCGGCGGAACCCTCCGTCTCGGCTCCTACCCCTGCGTGCTGGATACCAGCACGAAAGCGTATGCGCTGTACGGAACGGAAACCATTCATGAGCGCCACAGACACCGCTACGAGGTAAACAACGACTACCGCAAGATTCTGACCGAAAGTGGTCTGACGCTCTCCGGTCTTTCCCCGGATGGGCGCATCGTGGAAATGATTGAGCTGAAAACGCATCCGTTCTTTGTGGCGACCCAGGCGCATCCGGAACTGAAATCCCGCCCCAACCGCCCGCATCCGCTCTTTAAAGGCTTTATAGCGGCGGCACTGGAAAATTCCGCACAGTAG
- a CDS encoding class I SAM-dependent methyltransferase — MEKNSGKLLIVIATVALAALLLWMAWIRKQYAFGGGGMMDRVHQTILSYLEYDGKGKLLEVGCGSGALAIRAAKTWPEAKVTGVDYWGSMYNYSKELCEKNARLEGVGSRCVFQRGDANKLEFPDETFDAVVSNYVYHNITGSDKHELLLESLRVLKKGGVFALHDSMKPRMYTDMKDFVQKLKDMGYQDVRLVSTSELIFGSEKRAVLMMLENSKMLIGRK; from the coding sequence ATGGAGAAAAATTCAGGCAAGCTCTTGATTGTGATTGCGACAGTTGCGCTTGCCGCGCTGCTTTTGTGGATGGCATGGATTCGGAAGCAGTATGCGTTTGGAGGAGGCGGGATGATGGACCGGGTGCACCAGACGATTCTTTCCTATCTGGAATATGACGGAAAAGGAAAACTGCTGGAGGTGGGCTGTGGTTCGGGAGCGCTTGCTATCCGCGCGGCGAAGACGTGGCCGGAGGCAAAGGTTACGGGGGTCGATTACTGGGGCTCCATGTATAATTACAGCAAAGAACTCTGTGAGAAAAATGCCCGGTTGGAGGGTGTCGGTTCCAGGTGCGTATTTCAGCGGGGCGATGCGAATAAGCTGGAATTTCCGGACGAAACCTTTGATGCTGTCGTCAGCAACTATGTTTATCATAATATTACGGGCTCCGATAAGCATGAGCTGCTTCTGGAGAGTCTGCGTGTTCTGAAAAAGGGCGGCGTTTTTGCTCTGCATGATTCTATGAAACCGAGGATGTATACGGATATGAAGGACTTTGTACAGAAGCTGAAGGATATGGGATACCAGGATGTGCGTCTTGTAAGCACGTCTGAGCTGATTTTTGGTTCGGAAAAGCGTGCCGTTTTGATGATGCTTGAAAATTCCAAAATGCTGATAGGAAGAAAATAG
- a CDS encoding tRNA (mnm(5)s(2)U34)-methyltransferase → MSQNQNYQITAWCQRMMREHIHEGSLCIDATMGNGNDTQFLCTQAGRNGSVLAFDIQPAALEHTKERLAHALPYCNYQLILDSHERLDAYAAPESADCIAFNLGYLPGGDHTLATKPGSTLTALEKSLSLLKKDGLLCICIYSGGDTGFAERDAVLSWLQTLDSRKYLVLLTQYYNRPNNPPIPAFVIRL, encoded by the coding sequence ATGTCACAAAATCAAAATTATCAGATTACCGCATGGTGCCAGCGCATGATGCGGGAGCATATACACGAGGGTTCCCTCTGCATCGACGCAACGATGGGAAATGGAAATGACACGCAGTTTCTCTGCACCCAGGCGGGCAGAAACGGAAGCGTGCTCGCCTTCGACATCCAGCCCGCCGCGCTGGAACATACAAAGGAGCGCCTTGCACATGCACTTCCCTACTGTAATTATCAATTAATTCTGGATTCCCACGAGCGCCTGGACGCCTACGCGGCGCCGGAGAGCGCCGACTGCATTGCCTTTAACCTCGGCTACCTTCCCGGCGGCGACCATACGCTTGCCACAAAGCCCGGCTCCACCCTCACCGCGCTGGAAAAAAGCCTCTCGCTTCTGAAAAAGGACGGACTTCTCTGCATCTGCATTTACAGCGGCGGCGACACCGGCTTCGCGGAAAGAGACGCCGTGCTCTCCTGGCTGCAGACGCTGGATTCCCGAAAATATCTGGTACTGCTGACGCAGTATTATAACCGCCCGAATAACCCGCCCATCCCAGCATTTGTAATCCGGCTGTAA
- a CDS encoding GNAT family N-acetyltransferase, whose protein sequence is MNIEYKTLTKKELNTFIDMRIKQLREEGAKEEIDLVPALKEYYTRHMADGTFVSWLAFDGEKIVGTSGMSFVEKPPYFGCPSGKIGLLSSMFTDPEYRRKGIAKELLSRVVNDAREYGCGTIQITASDMGVKLYTDFGFIHNGNFMQYQLS, encoded by the coding sequence ATGAATATTGAATATAAAACACTTACAAAAAAAGAACTGAATACTTTTATTGACATGAGGATAAAACAACTTCGAGAAGAAGGGGCTAAAGAAGAAATTGATCTGGTTCCCGCATTGAAAGAATATTATACTCGCCATATGGCAGATGGAACATTTGTATCCTGGCTTGCTTTTGATGGAGAAAAAATTGTCGGGACAAGCGGGATGTCATTTGTGGAAAAACCGCCCTATTTTGGATGTCCAAGTGGAAAAATAGGATTGTTATCCAGTATGTTTACTGATCCGGAATATAGAAGAAAAGGTATTGCAAAGGAACTGTTATCCCGTGTTGTAAATGATGCCAGGGAATATGGATGTGGAACGATACAGATTACAGCGTCTGATATGGGTGTTAAATTGTATACAGATTTTGGATTCATACATAATGGTAACTTCATGCAATATCAGCTTTCTTAA
- a CDS encoding sensor histidine kinase: MKVLYIVCMILGMMVMLLAARLIFLHRAVDGLCREFEERLRQDTNVGLRVSTSDRYVRRLAAQMDVQVRNLRRQELRFRQGNQELQTAITNMSHDLRTPLTAICGYLELLKREEMSKTAREYLLIVENRAAALKELMEELFRYSVIAAEDSGREEEISLNAALEECIAGYYGALKEKGIEPRIQMPEEPVKRILDGRALARVLSNIVSNAAKYSDGDLAVTLYENGEIVFKNHASGLDGLQAEHLSERFYTVQSGREATGLGLSIAKTLTEEMKGTLRTDYAEGCLRVTVKL, translated from the coding sequence ATGAAAGTGCTTTATATTGTGTGTATGATTCTGGGAATGATGGTAATGCTTCTGGCGGCGAGGCTGATTTTTCTGCACAGGGCGGTGGACGGGCTCTGCCGGGAATTTGAAGAGCGCCTGCGGCAGGATACGAATGTCGGGCTGCGGGTTTCCACATCGGACCGGTATGTGCGGAGGCTGGCGGCGCAGATGGATGTGCAGGTTCGGAATCTGCGCAGGCAGGAGCTGCGCTTCCGGCAGGGCAACCAGGAGCTGCAGACTGCCATTACAAATATGTCACACGATTTGCGCACGCCGCTGACGGCAATCTGCGGGTATCTGGAGCTGCTGAAGCGGGAGGAAATGTCGAAAACTGCGCGGGAATATCTGCTGATTGTGGAAAACCGCGCGGCGGCTTTAAAGGAGCTGATGGAGGAGTTGTTCCGTTACTCGGTGATCGCGGCGGAGGATTCCGGAAGGGAAGAAGAGATTTCCTTAAATGCTGCGCTGGAGGAATGCATTGCCGGTTATTACGGCGCGCTGAAGGAAAAGGGGATAGAGCCGCGGATACAGATGCCCGAAGAGCCGGTAAAACGCATCCTGGACGGGCGCGCACTGGCGCGTGTGCTGTCCAATATTGTAAGCAATGCCGCGAAATACAGCGACGGCGATTTGGCGGTCACACTTTATGAGAATGGCGAGATTGTTTTTAAAAATCACGCCTCCGGTCTGGACGGGCTGCAGGCGGAGCATCTGTCGGAGCGCTTCTATACCGTGCAGAGCGGCAGAGAAGCGACCGGACTTGGTCTTTCCATCGCAAAGACGCTGACAGAAGAAATGAAAGGAACCCTCCGCACGGATTATGCGGAGGGCTGCCTGCGTGTTACAGTGAAGCTGTAG
- a CDS encoding ABC transporter permease subunit, protein MSRLFRADLRRLKKSRIFWGMLLAEVLFMVMLCVSQYRSMVKWEETYTLDGVLFSVVHPPGILLAVICALFIGTEYSDGTIRNKIITGQTRGGIYFAGLFSCAAAAAAMLAVGFLTIAALGIPMFDKMEMSGAMFACLLAESILNVLVYASLYHMIAILCDRKSYTAIICMVLAFAVLAAGAWVIARLSEPEYIQGMLMTVDGVQDAMMEPNPNYLSGTLREVFYWLLDLIPYGQCLEIAQRMVVNPVRMAAISVGWILVINFAGFWCFKNKDIR, encoded by the coding sequence ATGAGCAGACTTTTTCGTGCTGATTTGAGAAGACTGAAAAAAAGCAGAATCTTCTGGGGAATGCTGCTCGCAGAAGTGCTGTTTATGGTTATGCTATGTGTGTCACAGTACCGGAGCATGGTGAAGTGGGAGGAAACGTATACGCTGGATGGCGTGCTGTTTTCTGTCGTACATCCGCCCGGCATTCTGCTGGCGGTAATCTGCGCGCTGTTTATCGGGACGGAGTACAGCGACGGCACTATCCGCAACAAAATCATCACCGGTCAGACGCGCGGCGGTATTTATTTTGCAGGGCTTTTTAGCTGTGCGGCGGCGGCAGCGGCGATGCTGGCGGTGGGATTTCTGACAATCGCGGCGCTTGGCATACCGATGTTTGACAAAATGGAAATGAGCGGCGCCATGTTCGCCTGCCTGCTGGCGGAGAGCATTCTGAATGTGCTTGTCTACGCGTCGCTGTATCATATGATTGCCATACTCTGCGACCGCAAATCGTATACCGCCATTATCTGTATGGTGCTTGCCTTTGCGGTGCTGGCGGCAGGCGCATGGGTAATCGCGCGGCTGTCGGAGCCGGAGTATATACAGGGGATGCTGATGACGGTTGACGGCGTGCAGGACGCCATGATGGAACCGAATCCCAACTATCTGAGCGGCACGCTGCGGGAGGTATTTTACTGGCTGCTTGATTTGATTCCTTACGGGCAATGCCTGGAGATTGCACAGCGGATGGTGGTGAATCCGGTGCGCATGGCGGCGATTTCCGTGGGATGGATTCTGGTGATTAATTTTGCGGGCTTCTGGTGCTTTAAAAATAAGGATATCAGGTGA
- a CDS encoding ATP-binding cassette domain-containing protein: MEYVLSTENLSKKYGQYKALDNLSMHVPKGAIYGLVGKNGAGKTTLIRVICGLQKPTDGSYAIYGISGADRAVCQARRRMGAVVETPSVYLDMTAEDNLKQQYTIIGRPSFDGIRELLRLVGLENTGKKKAKNFSLGMRQRLGIAIALAGNPDFLLLDEPVNGLDPQGIVEMRELILKLNRERQITVLISSHILDELARLATHYGFIDNGHLVKELSAQELERACRKCIRTEVSDTRPLAHVLDKLQLEYAILSDTQAEIYGEVGVTELTLLLAEENCSVRSMTECDENLESYYIRLVGGGRNEQTFSC, translated from the coding sequence ATGGAATATGTGTTAAGCACAGAGAACCTTTCGAAAAAATACGGACAGTATAAGGCGCTGGATAATCTTTCCATGCATGTGCCGAAGGGCGCGATTTACGGACTTGTCGGAAAAAACGGGGCGGGCAAGACGACGCTGATACGGGTTATCTGCGGCCTGCAGAAGCCGACGGACGGAAGCTATGCCATTTACGGGATTTCGGGCGCGGACCGCGCAGTCTGCCAGGCGCGCAGAAGAATGGGCGCGGTGGTGGAGACGCCGTCCGTATATCTTGACATGACAGCGGAGGACAATTTAAAGCAGCAGTATACGATTATCGGACGCCCGTCGTTTGACGGTATCCGGGAGCTTCTGCGGCTGGTTGGTCTGGAGAACACCGGGAAGAAGAAGGCGAAGAATTTTTCGCTCGGAATGCGCCAGCGGCTCGGCATAGCCATTGCGCTTGCCGGGAACCCCGACTTTCTTCTGCTGGATGAGCCGGTAAACGGACTGGACCCGCAGGGGATTGTCGAAATGCGGGAGCTGATATTAAAGCTGAACCGCGAGCGGCAGATTACCGTACTGATTTCCAGCCATATTCTGGACGAGCTGGCGCGGCTTGCCACTCATTACGGCTTTATTGATAACGGGCATCTGGTGAAGGAGCTGTCGGCGCAGGAGCTGGAGAGAGCCTGCCGCAAGTGCATCCGCACGGAAGTGAGCGATACACGGCCTCTGGCGCATGTGCTGGATAAGCTGCAGCTTGAATATGCCATTCTCTCCGATACGCAGGCGGAAATCTACGGGGAGGTCGGCGTGACGGAGCTGACGCTTCTGCTGGCGGAGGAAAACTGCAGTGTCCGTTCTATGACAGAATGCGATGAGAATCTGGAAAGCTATTATATCCGGCTGGTGGGAGGTGGCAGAAATGAGCAGACTTTTTCGTGCTGA
- a CDS encoding response regulator transcription factor: protein MYTIAVIDDDMYIGDMLQRLLEEAGYGVLRAYSGTEALMLLERRRPDLILLDLMLPGISGEEVLAKTQGIPVIVVSAKNGIQEKVSVLLDGAADYLTKPFDVRELLARIAVQLRKREQGVDGQPGCGANQNAGGQPGCGAYQSAGGQSGHGAYQSADGQPGRRAYQSAGGQSGCSAHLACGNLALDCDLREARVGEQAVRLTRTEYAILKLLMANPGRVLTKSAMLDCISADTPDCTESSLKVHVSNLRRKLMQAGGKDYIESVWGIGFKLQE from the coding sequence ATGTATACGATAGCAGTGATTGATGATGATATGTATATAGGCGATATGCTGCAGCGGCTCCTGGAAGAGGCGGGCTACGGGGTGCTCCGCGCATATTCCGGAACGGAGGCGCTGATGCTTCTGGAGCGGAGGCGCCCGGATCTGATTCTGCTGGACCTGATGCTTCCGGGAATCTCCGGCGAGGAAGTGCTTGCAAAGACGCAGGGGATTCCGGTGATTGTGGTGAGCGCGAAGAACGGGATACAGGAGAAGGTCAGTGTCCTTCTGGATGGCGCGGCGGATTATCTGACGAAGCCGTTTGATGTACGGGAGCTGCTGGCTCGTATCGCGGTGCAGCTCAGAAAGAGGGAGCAGGGCGTAGATGGACAGCCCGGCTGTGGTGCGAATCAGAATGCAGGCGGGCAGCCGGGGTGTGGTGCGTATCAGAGCGCAGGCGGGCAGTCGGGGCATGGTGCGTATCAGAGCGCAGACGGGCAGCCGGGGCGTAGGGCGTATCAGAGTGCAGGCGGACAGTCGGGCTGCAGCGCGCATCTGGCGTGCGGCAATCTGGCGCTTGACTGTGACCTGCGGGAGGCGCGCGTGGGGGAGCAGGCGGTGCGGTTGACGCGGACGGAATACGCCATTTTAAAGCTGCTGATGGCAAATCCCGGCAGGGTGCTTACCAAATCTGCGATGCTGGACTGCATCAGCGCGGACACGCCCGACTGCACGGAAAGCTCCCTGAAGGTGCATGTGAGTAATCTCAGAAGGAAACTGATGCAGGCTGGCGGAAAGGATTACATTGAATCGGTGTGGGGCATCGGTTTTAAATTGCAGGAATAA